DNA sequence from the Acidobacteriota bacterium genome:
AGAAGCGCGACGTCCTCCAGGTTGACGCCGGCGCCGATCGGGCGACTCTGGAAGAACTGGCCCTGGGGTCCGAGAAGGCCCGGCGCTTCATGGACGGCAAGGAGCCACGCAAGGTGATCGTCGTTCCGGGGCGGCTGGTCAACATCGTCGTGTGAGTCGGAGAGTTTCGGTTATCATCGCCCGCCCTCGGAGCTATCTCGGTTCGTCCGCCCTCCGAGCCCCTAACCCAGCGAGACCACCATGAAGAGCGACATCCACCCGAAGCTGCACCCCGTCGTGTACATCGACCCCTCGGCCAACGCCGAGTTCATCTCCCAGTCGACGATGACCAGCGACACGACCCGTGAGATCGACGGCGTCGAGCACTACGAGATCCGGCTCGAGATCTCGTCCGCGTCCCACCCCTTCTACACGGGACGCCAGCACTTCGTCGACAGCGCCGGCCAGATCGAGAAGTTCCAGCGCCGCTACGGGAAGAAGTAGCGCGCGGCGCCGCTAGCTCAGCGCCCTCCACACCTGGGCGACGGCGAAGCAGAGCACGAAGCCCATGGCGACGGGCAGGAGGGCCGAGACGGCCGTCCAGCGGACGCTGCGCGTCTCCTTCCAGATCGTGTACAAGGTGGTCGAGCACGGGTTGTGCACGAGCGAGAAGAGCATCAGGCAGACGGCGGTGAGCAGGGTGAAGCCGCCCGCTTCGAGCACGGCCGCGGTCGCCGTCTGCGAGTCGAGCTCGAACATCACGCCGGCGCCGGCGCCGACTCCCGGCACGCCGGCCACCAGCACCGTCAGCATCAGGATGGTCGGGATCACGATCTCGTTCGCAGGCACCGCGATGATGTAGGCGACGAGGATGATCCCGGACAGGCCGAGCACGAAACCGAACGGATCCAGGGCGTCGATCAGCCACACGGCCAGGGACCCGTCGCCTGCCCGGATGTTGCTGAGCAGCCAGATGACCGCCCCGGCCGGAGCCGCGAAGATGACCGCGCGCCAGAGCACGATCAGCGTGCGGTCGATGATCGAGGTGTAGATCGTCTGTAGCACCCGCGGCGGTCGGTACGGCGGCAGCTCCAGTGAGAACGCCGACGCCTCGCCGCGAAGCACGGTGCGCGACAGGAACCAGGACACCGCGAAGGTCAGGATCACGCCGAGCACCGCGACGGCAACCACCGATAGCGCTGAAACGGCGCCCGCGACGTGCGCCGGCACCAGTCCGCCGATGAAGATCGAGGCGATCAGGATCTGGGTCGGCCAGCGTCCGTTGCAGAGCGCGAAGTTGTTCGTGATGATCGCGATCAGGCGCTCGCGCGGGCTATCGATGATGCGGGTGGAGACCACGGCCGCCGCGTTGCAACCCCAGCCCATCGCCATCGTCAGCGCCTGCTTGCCGTGAGCGCCGACGCGGTGGAACATGCGGTCGAGGTTGAACGCCACCCGCGGCAGGTAGCCGAAGTCCTCCAGCAGCGTGAACAGCGGGAAGAAGATCGCCATCGGCGGCAGCATCACGCTGACCACCCACGCAGTGGCGAGATAGACGCCGTCGATCAGGAGCCCGTCGAGCCACCAGACGAGGCCGAAGGCGGCGGCCACATCCTTCAGCAGAGGATGCACGGTGTCGATCAGGAGCGACGCGAGCAGCGACGACGGCACGTTGGCGCCCGCGATCGTCAGCCAGAAGACGACCGTCAACATGAGCAGCATGAGCGGGAAACCGAACACGCGGCTGGTGACCAGGCGGTCGAGCCGGGCGTCGAAGTCGAAACGGCGGCGCTCCCCGTCGTGCGAAACGGCGCGGTCGGCGATGCGCGCGGCCTCGGCGTAGACCGCCTCGGTCAACGCCTGGTGGAAGTTCCGGCCCACCCGCCAGCGCAATTGGCCGGCCAGCTCCAGCACGGCCGCGCGGCGGCCCGGCTCGGGCGCGATGGCGGGTTCCGCCAACTCGGCGGCCGCGACGCGGGTCGCCTCTGGTTCGGCGACCGCAGGGACGCCGCCATCCTCGCGCACGCCCAGATCGACCAGTTCGGCCAAGGAACCGCTCTCCACCGCGGCGGCCAGGGTGCGGTCGCCGTCGAGTAGCCGGAGCGCAACCCACTGCGGATTCGGCAAGATCGGGAACGCGTCCTGAATCGCTCCGGACAACCGGCGGGTCGCCTCGCTCAGCGCCGGCGACCGGCCGCCCACACGCCGCGGACGGCAACGATAGGAACCCGTGGCCACCTCCGCGACGACCCGGTTCAGCTCGTCCAGCCCCTCGCCTGAACGAGCCGCCGTCGCCACGACCGGCACGCCGAGATCCCGCGCCAGACGCCGCGGATCGATGCT
Encoded proteins:
- a CDS encoding type B 50S ribosomal protein L31, with protein sequence MKSDIHPKLHPVVYIDPSANAEFISQSTMTSDTTREIDGVEHYEIRLEISSASHPFYTGRQHFVDSAGQIEKFQRRYGKK
- the feoB gene encoding ferrous iron transport protein B; protein product: MTQPALAHDCANCPAHHLGNLVRLGVDMSNWDYVVALAGNPNTGKSTVFNALTGLRQHTGNWPGKTVTRAEGGFEYGGDRYKLVDLPGTYSLLSSSLDEETARDFILFGRPDVTVIVVDATRLERNLNLALQVLEITDRAVVCLNLMDEARRKGLSIDPRRLARDLGVPVVATAARSGEGLDELNRVVAEVATGSYRCRPRRVGGRSPALSEATRRLSGAIQDAFPILPNPQWVALRLLDGDRTLAAAVESGSLAELVDLGVREDGGVPAVAEPEATRVAAAELAEPAIAPEPGRRAAVLELAGQLRWRVGRNFHQALTEAVYAEAARIADRAVSHDGERRRFDFDARLDRLVTSRVFGFPLMLLMLTVVFWLTIAGANVPSSLLASLLIDTVHPLLKDVAAAFGLVWWLDGLLIDGVYLATAWVVSVMLPPMAIFFPLFTLLEDFGYLPRVAFNLDRMFHRVGAHGKQALTMAMGWGCNAAAVVSTRIIDSPRERLIAIITNNFALCNGRWPTQILIASIFIGGLVPAHVAGAVSALSVVAVAVLGVILTFAVSWFLSRTVLRGEASAFSLELPPYRPPRVLQTIYTSIIDRTLIVLWRAVIFAAPAGAVIWLLSNIRAGDGSLAVWLIDALDPFGFVLGLSGIILVAYIIAVPANEIVIPTILMLTVLVAGVPGVGAGAGVMFELDSQTATAAVLEAGGFTLLTAVCLMLFSLVHNPCSTTLYTIWKETRSVRWTAVSALLPVAMGFVLCFAVAQVWRALS